The genomic stretch CCAAAAGTCAAGCGCCAAACAACCTTGCTAGTAACCTTGGCTGTACGCTATACGAATGCTATCAGCAAGATCCGAAAGTCGAAGATCGAAGATCGAAAATCGGGCCCCGTCCCCCCACCTTGGAAATTCCCACCTGCCCACCCTGCACCTTCGAAAATAGAAATTAGAAAATCTGAACCGAAGAAACCACACACTGGCGAGCCAAATAGGTCCAGCTGAAAAAGACCCACACTGTCGATAGACAGGGTAGGGTATTTTTCATCGTGTTTAGTCTTTGTTAGAGGTCGCGAGCGGAGCGAAGAGAGCTCGTTACAAGGAGTTAATCCCGAGCGAAGTCGTGGGAAGGCAACGCCGAAGGACCTCCTGAATGCTTCTATGTCACTGGATGAGACATATTTGGTCCTTCGTCGGCACGAGCCGGCGGAGGACAATCAAAGGGCAAGGCAGTCTCGGATTTCAATTTCGCAATTTCGTAGTTTCGTAATTTCGTGTCTTGTGTCTGGCAATCTTGTGTAATCTCGTGGTTTCAGTGTCTTCAATTTCTCAATTTCTTAGTTTCTCAATTTCTTGTTCTATGTGCCTATGATTTTGACCAACACCCGCTTTCGCCGACGTCCGTCAAACTCACCATAAAATATCTGCTCCCAGGGTCCAAAATCCAGTTTGCCATCAGTAATGGCAACAACAACCTCGCGACCCATGATCTGCCGTTTCAAATGGGCATCACCATTATCCTCACCGGTCCGATTGTGTGCATATTGCGATGTCGGCGCGTGTGGAGCCAGACCTTCGAGCCACTTTTCATAGTCAGCGTGCAACCCAGACTCGTCATCGTTGATGAAGACGCCTGCCGTTATGTGCATAGCGTTCACCAGGCAGAGACCCTCTTTCACCTCGCTATTCTGAACGCACTCCCCCACCTTGGGAGTGATGTTAATGAATGCCCAGCGGCTTGGTACATTAAACCACAACTCCTCCCTATAGCTCTTCATTGCAGTACCTCCTTGCCTGTACCACATGTGTATATCAACTCCTGGCCGATTTTCAACCAAATTCCGCTATATGCTGGAACCTGGGGACGGTGCCCCTCAACTCTACTTTTTACAGACCCCTGGAAGGATATCATGAATTCCAGTTGTAGGGGCGCGGTTTCCGCGCCCGTGTA from candidate division TA06 bacterium encodes the following:
- a CDS encoding YjbQ family protein, with amino-acid sequence MKSYREELWFNVPSRWAFINITPKVGECVQNSEVKEGLCLVNAMHITAGVFINDDESGLHADYEKWLEGLAPHAPTSQYAHNRTGEDNGDAHLKRQIMGREVVVAITDGKLDFGPWEQIFYGEFDGRRRKRVLVKIIGT